AGTTTTTAATGAAGTATTTCCAATTGTTGGCCATGAAGGTAATATTATTTTAGAAATGTTGGATTGGGAGTTTAAGCAACCAAGAAGAACAATTCCACAAGCAAAAGAAGAGTCAAAAATATTTGAGGCTCCAATTTATTCAAATTTAAAATTAACTATTAATTCAAAAGATATTGAAATTGAAACTGGAATTGTTAAGGGAGAACCAGAGTTAATTAAAGCTTGAATTGAAGAACGCATTGGGCATATGATTACAATTTTAAAAAAATCAGCTGATGTTGTTTACTATGATATTCATACCGGTGACGAAGAGGCAACTTGCACCGTAACAATTAAAGATCGTCAACCAGAAAAATTAATTGTTGACATTATGATTGAAAAGACAGGAGAGGTCTTTTTTGGTGATTTTCCATTAATGACAGGGAAAGGAACTTTTATTATTAATGGTTCAGAAAAAGTTGTTGTTTCACAACTAGTTCGTTCACCAGGAGCATATTATAAAATTGATTTAAACCGTAAAAACGGGGAAAATGTTTACTATGTTGATTTAATTCCATCACGTGGGACATGATTAGAATTTGAATCAGATAACAAAAAAATTAAAACAGAAAAAGAAGAACGCTTTAAAAATGTTTTCTATGTCAAAATTGATAAATCAAGAAAAGTTTCAGTTGCTAACTTATTTACAGCCTTAGGTTTAACAAAAGAAGCTGTTTTTGATATTTTTGGGGATAGTAAATTAGTTCAAAATACTTATGAATTAGAAAACTATACTGGTGATATTGCCTATGATCAAAGTATTGCGGTACAAGAATTATACAAAAAAATTCGTTCAGGAGAAACAGCAACACCAGATGGAGCAACAAAATATCTTTTTGGGTTATTATTTGATAAACGTAAATATGACTTAACAAAAGCTGGGCGTTTTAAATTAATTCAAAAACTATCAGTGGAAAATCGAATTTATAATAAAGTATTAGCCGCTGATATTAAGGATACTAACGGAAAAGTTGTTTTTAGTGAAGGAACCTTAATGGATAAAGAAAACGTGATTAAATTAAAAGGATTGTTACGAACAGGAGCATGTTTAGAAACAATTACTTTTAATGATGAAATTATTTGTAGTGATAAAATCCAAAAAATCCAAATTTACACTGATAATGAAGCTCGTAATAAAATCACAAATATTATTGGAATTGATCCAAACGCAACTGATGAATATATTACTGTTCCTGATATTGTGGCAACATTTTCATATTTATTAAATCTAACAGAAGGAATCGGAGAAGTTGATGATATTGACCATTTAGGAAACCGTCGTGTTCGAACAATTGGGGAATTATTACAAAACCAATTCCGAATTGGGTTATTACGAATTGAAAAAAATGTTAAAGAAAAAATGTCAACATCTTCAAACTTATTTAAGATGAAACCATCAAACATTATTAATAATAAACCATTATCAGCGATTATTGGTGAGTTTTTCAACTTGTCACAGTTATCACAATTTATGGATCAGACAAACCCATTAGCTGAGTTAACAAACAAACGTCGTTTAACAGCTTTAGGACCAGGGGGATTATCAAGAGAACGTGCGGGATTAGAAGTGCGGGATGTCCACTACTCACACTACGGACGAATTTGTCCAATTGAAACGCCAGAAGGGCCAAATATTGGGTTAATTAACAACTTAGCTACTTATGCGAAAATTAATTCATTTGGGTTTATTGAAACACCATACCGAAGAGTAGTTAATAATAAAGTTACAGCCCAAAATGATTATTTAACAGCTGATGAAGAAAAAAACTATGTTGTGGCGCAAGCTAACATCCGTTTAAGCGATAGAGGCGAAATCTTAGATGATCAAGTAATTGCTCGCTTCCAAGGGGAAAATATTATTGCTCCGCGTGATGAAGTTGACTATGTTGACGTTTCACCAAAGCAAATTGTTTCAATCGCAACAAGTTGTATTCCATTTTTAGAAAATGACGATGCTAACCGTGCCTTAATGGGGGCGAACATGCAACGTCAGGCCATCCCATTAATTTCACCAAGTTCACCATATGTTGGAACAGGGGTTGAATATGCTGCTGCTCGTGACTCAGGGTTAGCAATTGTTTCACAATATGATGGAACTGTTGACTTTGTTGATGCGACAAAAATTATTTTAAAAACAAAAGAGGGTCTAAAAACATATTTCTTAGATACTTTTGTGCGTAGTAACCAAGGAACATCATTGACACATGTTCCATTAGTAAAACTTGGGCAAAAAGTTGAAAAAAATCAAATTTTAGCTGATGGACCATCAATTGAAAAAGGGGAATTGGCATTAGGACAAAATGTTGTTGTTGCCTTTACAACTTGAAATGGTTATAACTATGAGGATGCGATTATTGTTTCAGAACGATTAGTGTCAGAAGATGTCTTTACTTCAATTCATATTGAAGAATATACAATTGAACGTCGTCAAACAAAACAAGGACCAGAAGAAATTACTCGTGAAATTCCAAATATTTCAGAAAATGCTCGTAAATTCTTAGATGATGATGGGTTAGTAATTATCGGAACAGAAGTTAAACCGGGTGATATTTTAGTTGGGAAAGTAACACCAAAAGGACAAACCCAATTATCACCAGAAGATAAATTATTACAAGCAATTTTTGGGGAAAAATCAAAAAATGTTAAAGATAATTCGTTACGTGTTCCGAATGGTGGGGAAGGAATTATTCAAGCAATTAAACGTTTCCCACGGGAAAAATATGAACTAGCAGCTGATGTATTAGAAGTAATTAAAGTTTATATTGTTCAAAAACGTAAAATCCAAGAAGGAGATAAAATGGCGGGGCGTCATGGTAATAAAGGGGTTATCTCAAAAATCTTACCATTAGAAGATATGCCACACTTAGAAGACGGAACACCAGTTGATATTATGTTAAACCCATTAGGGGTTCCTTCACGGATGAATATTGGACAGGTGCTAGAAATCCACTTAGGAATGGCCGCTAAAAAATTAGGACAAAAAGTTGCAACACCAGTTTTTGATGGGATGACAAATGATGAACTAATTGAAATTATGAACAAAGCAAATATGAAAAACTTCGGGAAAGAAGTGTTAGTTGATGGGCGAACAGGGGAAAAATTTGATAATCCTGTTTCAGTTGGAGTGATGTACATGCTGAAATTATCACACATGGTTGATGATAAATTACATGCACGGAACGTTGGTCCATACTCATTAATTACCCAACAACCATTAGGAGGAAAAGCTCAAAATGGGGGACAAAGATTTGGGGAAATGGAAGTATGAGCGTTAGAAGCTTATGGAGCCGCCCATACCTTACGGGAAATCTTAACAATTAAATCCGATGATATTAAAGGACGAACAAGAGCTTATGAAGCAATTGTGAAAGATAAAAAAATTCCAGAACCTGGAATTCCAGAATCATTTAATGTTTTAACACGTGAAATTCAAGGATTAGGATTTAATATCCATATGATTGATGAAGAAGGAAATGCTAAAAACATTAATAGTTATGATGAAACTGATTATGTTGATGAAGATTTATTAACAAATACTGTTGATGAATTAGAAGATGAATTTGATATTGATAGTTTTATCTTAAATCCAAATAAAAATAATTTTAATGAAGATGATTATAGTAATGGTGATATTGACGAAGCAGACTTGCTTGGCGATAATGACGCAAGTGATGATGAGCTAGAAAACGAAAGTAATTAGGGGGAAATAAATTATGACAAATTCTAATGATAAAAATAGTCGCATGATTAAAATTGGTTTAGCTAATCCTGATGACATTCGTAGCTGATCATATGGGGAAGTTAAAAAACCAGAAACAATTAACTATAAAACTTTAAAACCAGAAAAAGATGGTTTGTTTGATGAAAAAATCTTTGGACCAACAAAGAACTTTGAATGTTCTTGTGGAAAATATAAAAAATCAAAAAACAAAGGAAAAATTTGTGAACGTTGTGGGGTTGAAATTACTGAAGCAATTGTTCGTCGTGAACGCATGGGACACATTGAGCTAGAAGAACCAGTGTCACATATTTGAATGTTAAAAGCAGCACCAAGTCGAATTTCGTTGATTTTAGATATGAAAACAAAAGAACTAGAAGAAGTAGTTTATTTTGTGTCATACATTGTTTTAGATTCAGGAAATGCTAAAGCTTTAAAACAAAAAATGGTTTTAGACTTAGGGAATGCTAAAACATCAGCGGCAACACGTCAACGATTAACAAAAACATTACGTGAAATTTTAGAAACCCTAAAACCAGGGACAATGACTTATGAAATTGGAGAAACAATGATTGAGGATTTAAAAAATACCTCATTACCATTCTCAATGGATGAATGTACGCAATACATTAGCCGCCATACTGATGCTCGTTTTGGGATTGGGGCGGAAGCAATTGAAACACTGTTAAAAAAATTAGATATTGATAGTGAAATTGAAAAAATTAAAACTGATTTAAAAGGAAAGAAAACGCAATTAGATCAAAACAAATTAATGAAACGCTTAGAAGTATTGGATTCATTAAAAAAATCAGGGTCACGTCCCGAATGAATGATTTTACGCGCTGTGCCAGTAATCCCCCCCGATATTCGTCCAATTATTCAATTGGATGGGGGTCGTTTTACAACTTCCGAAATTAATGACTTGTATCGTCGAATCATTATTCGTAATGAACGGCTAAAAAAAGTTAAATCAATGGGAGCACCAAGTGTGATTGTTAACAATGAAAAAAGGATGTTACAAGAAGCTGTTGATGCCTTATTAGATAATGAACGTAAAGCACGTCCAGTAACGGGGAAAGATAAACGACCATTAAAATCATTAACAAGTATTTTAAAGGGAAAACAAGGTCGTTTCCGTCAAAACTTATTAGGAAAAAGGGTTGACTACTCAGGGCGTTCAGTTATTGCGATTGGACCAGACTTAAAAATGTACCAATGTGGTTTACCACGAGATATGGCGATTACTTTATTTAAACCATTTGTTATCTCACGGTTAGTAAAAGAAGGTTATGCCGCAAACATTAAAGTGGCGGAAAAACTAATCTTAAACCAAGATGATAAAGTTTGAGAAGTACTAGAAGAAGTAATCAAAACACGCCCAGTCTTATTAAACCGGGCACCAACATTACACCGATTAGGAATTCAAGCGTTTGAACCGATACTAGTTAAAGGAAAAGCAATTCGTTTACACCCCTTAGTTACAACGGCGTTTAATGCTGACTTTGATGGGGACCAAATGGCGGTTCACGTGCCAATTACTGATGAAGCTGTGGCCGAAGCACGTAGTTTAATGTTAGGAAGCCGTAATATTTTGGGGCCAAAAGATGGTAAGCCAATTGTAACTCCAACCCAAGATATGGTATTAGGGAACTACTACTTAACTTATGAAGAAAAAGACCAAGTTGGACAAGGAACAATCTTTAAAGATGTTAACGAAGCAATTATTGCTTATGAAACAAGCGCTGTCGGGTTACATGCCTTAGTTGCAATCCCGGTTAATGCTTTCGTTAATAAAGGGTTCAAAGATAGTGACATGAGCAAGTACATTGTTACAACACCAGGGAAAATTATCTTTAACCAAATCTTTAAAGAAGAATTCCCATACTTAAATGAACCAAATGTTGAGAACTTAACAGCTTTACCAAAACGTTGTTTAATTAAGGATGATGTTGATTTAAATGAATACTTAACAACATGAGAAGTTAATTTACCATTCAAGAAAAAAGACTTGTCAAATATTATTGATCGTTACTTTAAGTTGTATGGGGCTAATAAAACAGCGGAAATGCTAGATAACATGAAAAACCTTGGGTTTAAATACTCTGGTAAATCAGGGGTTACTGTTTCAGCGGCTGACGTTAAAGTGTATGATAAAAAACAAGAAGAATTTAAAAAAGCCGATTTAAAAGTAAAAGAAATTAATGATTACTTTAAATTAGGAATGTTAACGGCGCGTGAAAAACAACACCGGATTATTACTGTTTGATCAAAAGTAAAAGACCAAATTCAGTCAGAGTTAGAACATATCTTACGTGAAGATCCAAAAAATCCAATCTTTATGATGGCTGATTCTGGAGCACGGGGGAACGTTTCAAACTTTACGCAGTTAGTTGGGATGCGGGGATTAATGAATAACCCAAAAGGGGATATTATTGAATTGCCAATTAAATCATCATTCCGTGAGGGATTAACCGTATCAGAGTTCTTTATTTCAACCCATGGGGCAAGAAAAGGGATGGCCGATGTGGCCCTAAAAACTGCCGATTCAGGGTACTTAACTCGTCGGTTAGTTGACGTTTCACAAGAAATTATTATTACCGTGAAAGATTGTCATACAAAACGTGGATTTGTTGTTTCCGATATTATTGAACAAAAACACGCAAATATTATTGTGCCATTACATGACCGTTTAGTGGGGAGATATAATTTAAAAGATATCAAACTAAAAGGGGATGTTGTTATTCCAGCTAATACACTATTAACCGAGGAAGATGCTAGTGCCATTGTTAAAAGTGGGATTAAAGAAGTTGTCATTCGTTCAGTATTATCTTGTGAAGCCGATAAAGGAATTTGTCAACGATGTTATGGTAAAAACTTAGCAACAGGTGAAAAAGTGGCGATTGGCGAAGCAGTTGGAACAATTGCAGCCCAATCAATTGGTGAACCAGGAACACAGCTAACAATGCGTACCTTCCATACCGGAGGGGTTGCTGGGGGAGCTGATATTACCCAAGGGTTACCACGGATTAAAGAATTACTTGACGTTACAACACCAAAAGGGTCAATTTCTGTTATTTCGGAAATTGATGGAACAATTAGTGAAATTAAAGATGAGGGTGGAATTCACATCATTTATGTTAAATCAGAAAATGATGAACGTAAATATAAAACCCAATTTAATGCGGTCTTAAGAGTTAAAGTTGGCGAACCGGTTGTGCGTGGTCAAAAATTAACCGAAGGATCAATTAATATTAAAGAATTATTAGAAGTTGCGAAAATTGAAGATGTTCACAATTACATTTTAAAAGAAGTTCAAAAAGTTTACCGTTTACAAGGGATTGAAATTTCGGATAAATATATTGAAATTATCATTAAACAAATGTTGAACAAAGTTAAAATTATCGATGCTGGGGATACTGAGTTATTACCAGGAGAAATTGTGACAATCAAACGCTACCGTAAAGAAACAATTAATGCTGTTCGCGCGATGAAAAAACCACCAACAGCAAAACATGTCATCTTTGGGATTAAAAAAGCCCCATTAGAGTCAGAATCATTCTTAGCATCAGCTTCATTCCAAGATACAACAAGAGTTTTAGTAAAAGCGATTATCAAAGGAAAAGTT
The Spiroplasma chrysopicola DF-1 genome window above contains:
- the rpoB gene encoding DNA-directed RNA polymerase subunit beta, which codes for MALKEKEFGHYAKRIDYTKVSGNLELPNLIEIQTETYDWFKQTGISEVFNEVFPIVGHEGNIILEMLDWEFKQPRRTIPQAKEESKIFEAPIYSNLKLTINSKDIEIETGIVKGEPELIKAWIEERIGHMITILKKSADVVYYDIHTGDEEATCTVTIKDRQPEKLIVDIMIEKTGEVFFGDFPLMTGKGTFIINGSEKVVVSQLVRSPGAYYKIDLNRKNGENVYYVDLIPSRGTWLEFESDNKKIKTEKEERFKNVFYVKIDKSRKVSVANLFTALGLTKEAVFDIFGDSKLVQNTYELENYTGDIAYDQSIAVQELYKKIRSGETATPDGATKYLFGLLFDKRKYDLTKAGRFKLIQKLSVENRIYNKVLAADIKDTNGKVVFSEGTLMDKENVIKLKGLLRTGACLETITFNDEIICSDKIQKIQIYTDNEARNKITNIIGIDPNATDEYITVPDIVATFSYLLNLTEGIGEVDDIDHLGNRRVRTIGELLQNQFRIGLLRIEKNVKEKMSTSSNLFKMKPSNIINNKPLSAIIGEFFNLSQLSQFMDQTNPLAELTNKRRLTALGPGGLSRERAGLEVRDVHYSHYGRICPIETPEGPNIGLINNLATYAKINSFGFIETPYRRVVNNKVTAQNDYLTADEEKNYVVAQANIRLSDRGEILDDQVIARFQGENIIAPRDEVDYVDVSPKQIVSIATSCIPFLENDDANRALMGANMQRQAIPLISPSSPYVGTGVEYAAARDSGLAIVSQYDGTVDFVDATKIILKTKEGLKTYFLDTFVRSNQGTSLTHVPLVKLGQKVEKNQILADGPSIEKGELALGQNVVVAFTTWNGYNYEDAIIVSERLVSEDVFTSIHIEEYTIERRQTKQGPEEITREIPNISENARKFLDDDGLVIIGTEVKPGDILVGKVTPKGQTQLSPEDKLLQAIFGEKSKNVKDNSLRVPNGGEGIIQAIKRFPREKYELAADVLEVIKVYIVQKRKIQEGDKMAGRHGNKGVISKILPLEDMPHLEDGTPVDIMLNPLGVPSRMNIGQVLEIHLGMAAKKLGQKVATPVFDGMTNDELIEIMNKANMKNFGKEVLVDGRTGEKFDNPVSVGVMYMLKLSHMVDDKLHARNVGPYSLITQQPLGGKAQNGGQRFGEMEVWALEAYGAAHTLREILTIKSDDIKGRTRAYEAIVKDKKIPEPGIPESFNVLTREIQGLGFNIHMIDEEGNAKNINSYDETDYVDEDLLTNTVDELEDEFDIDSFILNPNKNNFNEDDYSNGDIDEADLLGDNDASDDELENESN
- the rpoC gene encoding DNA-directed RNA polymerase subunit beta', which encodes MTNSNDKNSRMIKIGLANPDDIRSWSYGEVKKPETINYKTLKPEKDGLFDEKIFGPTKNFECSCGKYKKSKNKGKICERCGVEITEAIVRRERMGHIELEEPVSHIWMLKAAPSRISLILDMKTKELEEVVYFVSYIVLDSGNAKALKQKMVLDLGNAKTSAATRQRLTKTLREILETLKPGTMTYEIGETMIEDLKNTSLPFSMDECTQYISRHTDARFGIGAEAIETLLKKLDIDSEIEKIKTDLKGKKTQLDQNKLMKRLEVLDSLKKSGSRPEWMILRAVPVIPPDIRPIIQLDGGRFTTSEINDLYRRIIIRNERLKKVKSMGAPSVIVNNEKRMLQEAVDALLDNERKARPVTGKDKRPLKSLTSILKGKQGRFRQNLLGKRVDYSGRSVIAIGPDLKMYQCGLPRDMAITLFKPFVISRLVKEGYAANIKVAEKLILNQDDKVWEVLEEVIKTRPVLLNRAPTLHRLGIQAFEPILVKGKAIRLHPLVTTAFNADFDGDQMAVHVPITDEAVAEARSLMLGSRNILGPKDGKPIVTPTQDMVLGNYYLTYEEKDQVGQGTIFKDVNEAIIAYETSAVGLHALVAIPVNAFVNKGFKDSDMSKYIVTTPGKIIFNQIFKEEFPYLNEPNVENLTALPKRCLIKDDVDLNEYLTTWEVNLPFKKKDLSNIIDRYFKLYGANKTAEMLDNMKNLGFKYSGKSGVTVSAADVKVYDKKQEEFKKADLKVKEINDYFKLGMLTAREKQHRIITVWSKVKDQIQSELEHILREDPKNPIFMMADSGARGNVSNFTQLVGMRGLMNNPKGDIIELPIKSSFREGLTVSEFFISTHGARKGMADVALKTADSGYLTRRLVDVSQEIIITVKDCHTKRGFVVSDIIEQKHANIIVPLHDRLVGRYNLKDIKLKGDVVIPANTLLTEEDASAIVKSGIKEVVIRSVLSCEADKGICQRCYGKNLATGEKVAIGEAVGTIAAQSIGEPGTQLTMRTFHTGGVAGGADITQGLPRIKELLDVTTPKGSISVISEIDGTISEIKDEGGIHIIYVKSENDERKYKTQFNAVLRVKVGEPVVRGQKLTEGSINIKELLEVAKIEDVHNYILKEVQKVYRLQGIEISDKYIEIIIKQMLNKVKIIDAGDTELLPGEIVTIKRYRKETINAVRAMKKPPTAKHVIFGIKKAPLESESFLASASFQDTTRVLVKAIIKGKVDRLEGLKENIMLGHLIPAGTGLKDPKDIILAGIQAKAEEY